The Bacteriovorax sp. BAL6_X genome window below encodes:
- a CDS encoding sulfatase-like hydrolase/transferase: protein MKKGQRFEISLPIILINTFFIAGYYVANSLTGAGVNEVVKFQLLTSWEGTGYGEFIPQLILALLYILITIALLLIASKKATAKNNYFVTIVGLIAILINPATSDFYEWFRPYTHFDEIDSINISKLKNNSKVVITEKPRSFIYIYAESFERTFFNEDIFPGLITELKKNDSTYIDFKNVEQVYGTGSTMMGMVASQCGVFSVPSITGKFMGGISCLGNKLQEAGYDLQYIQGGALDFAGTRQFYKNHGFKSLTGINFFRHKYKEDRYFSQWGVYDEYLLEESYQRYLKLKSQNKPFGLFLVTLDTHYPKGHKSPLCDLKYKDGKNPYLNSIKCSDRNIANFIRQILEEDNGETLIILASDHLALKTTASHLLKSIPRRNLLRFYNIEKQDMNNLKPASTLDIGTTLLHALGIDDRLGMGVNLFSNEKTLLERYERKTNNFLRSLTPKIEEASLTSRK, encoded by the coding sequence ATGAAAAAGGGCCAGAGGTTCGAGATTTCTCTACCAATTATTTTAATCAACACATTCTTTATCGCTGGCTACTATGTCGCAAACAGTTTAACTGGTGCAGGAGTAAATGAAGTTGTTAAGTTTCAACTACTAACAAGTTGGGAAGGAACAGGCTACGGCGAGTTTATTCCGCAATTAATATTGGCCCTCCTCTATATCCTTATAACAATAGCACTCTTACTTATTGCAAGTAAGAAGGCGACAGCTAAGAATAATTATTTTGTAACAATAGTTGGTCTTATCGCTATTTTAATCAATCCAGCAACAAGTGATTTCTATGAGTGGTTTAGGCCCTATACTCATTTCGATGAAATAGATTCAATTAATATTTCTAAATTAAAAAATAATTCAAAAGTCGTGATAACTGAGAAACCAAGGAGTTTCATCTATATTTATGCGGAAAGTTTTGAGAGAACATTTTTTAATGAAGATATCTTTCCTGGCTTAATAACAGAGCTTAAAAAGAATGATTCAACTTATATCGATTTTAAAAATGTAGAACAAGTCTACGGTACAGGTTCAACAATGATGGGAATGGTTGCCTCACAATGTGGTGTCTTTTCCGTTCCTTCAATTACTGGCAAATTCATGGGAGGAATTAGCTGTCTTGGAAATAAATTACAAGAGGCTGGCTATGATCTTCAGTATATACAAGGTGGTGCACTAGATTTTGCTGGAACAAGACAATTCTACAAGAATCATGGATTTAAAAGTCTTACTGGTATTAACTTTTTTAGACATAAATACAAAGAAGATAGATACTTTAGCCAGTGGGGTGTTTATGACGAGTATCTACTAGAGGAAAGCTATCAAAGATATCTAAAACTTAAAAGTCAAAATAAACCATTTGGTCTATTCTTAGTTACGCTTGATACCCATTATCCAAAAGGACACAAGTCACCTCTTTGTGATTTAAAATATAAAGATGGTAAGAACCCATACTTAAACTCAATCAAATGTTCAGATAGAAATATTGCCAATTTCATCAGACAAATACTCGAAGAAGATAATGGTGAAACACTAATCATATTAGCTTCTGACCACTTGGCCCTTAAAACAACTGCGAGTCATCTACTTAAAAGTATTCCACGAAGAAATTTATTACGTTTCTATAATATAGAAAAACAAGATATGAATAATCTCAAGCCTGCTTCTACACTTGATATAGGAACAACCCTTTTACATGCACTTGGAATCGATGATCGTTTAGGTATGGGAGTGAATCTTTTTTCAAATGAAAAAACACTTCTTGAGCGCTACGAAAGAAAGACAAATAATTTTCTAAGAAGCCTTACTCCTAAAATTGAGGAAGCATCACTCACTAGCAGAAAGTAA
- a CDS encoding LTA synthase family protein, with protein sequence MFFTTKALWFLYFYFNTWLILKWRLYNSLHTADYLVIAVGFVLIYLYSEAINKLVKPIFLRVVLSIFLICLYYIAGKYHFRVKTSFDLVVFISNFRETFNAASGDVILNTMKLKDFYETLALVPLLLFAQFKFKIFNLKNQINPVKGLGLLTSYLVLIFALPYPFGEISYSVKSVVESFRPLEAKHTYKVEREISSHFEQVRKPNIILVSMESFNGLYVNKKTKSGKEITPVFNSLLKEGLSIEDFYGNSVQTVKGQFATYCSQVPLIRGKASYQLDNTLIKCLPKVFSEIGYQSYFHKCFQDLSFDNTHNFMVDIGFDHILKTDMSQMTEYERTHNVWGWGVQDDISYKQFVKNIKNITSKNDKPIFATIHTVSHHMKFGNVPKEQRELFPEQRSKEEAFLNSLNVSDKYLGTLIEELKANGLYDNSLIIITADHSYPNGEHGFYDAQTSYFQEFFKIPFLAIWKGEIAPQVIKEKTFSQVDILPTVLDLMGISEKIETAGVSMLSEQGSTALLVQPYNGVTLAAVEWPYKLVWQKKSDRKLLFNLMIDPKEENPISDKPEITARLWDKMDYIIFSENRFLNLNSTKRKLLSASE encoded by the coding sequence ATGTTCTTCACTACAAAAGCACTTTGGTTTCTATATTTTTATTTCAATACATGGCTAATTTTAAAGTGGCGTCTATATAACTCGCTGCATACAGCAGATTATTTAGTTATAGCTGTTGGTTTTGTTTTGATTTACCTCTACAGTGAAGCAATAAATAAGCTTGTGAAGCCTATATTTCTTCGTGTAGTTCTAAGTATTTTTCTCATTTGTTTATACTATATTGCTGGTAAGTATCATTTTCGAGTAAAGACTAGCTTTGATTTAGTGGTTTTCATTTCTAATTTTAGAGAAACATTTAACGCTGCCAGCGGAGATGTAATTCTAAACACAATGAAGCTTAAAGACTTTTACGAAACTTTAGCACTAGTTCCATTACTTCTTTTTGCACAATTTAAATTCAAGATTTTTAATCTTAAAAATCAAATAAACCCTGTAAAAGGACTAGGGCTACTTACTTCATATCTTGTGTTGATTTTTGCTCTACCATATCCATTTGGAGAAATTTCATATTCAGTGAAGTCTGTCGTGGAATCATTTAGGCCACTAGAAGCAAAACATACTTATAAGGTAGAAAGAGAGATTTCATCTCACTTTGAACAAGTTAGAAAACCTAATATTATTTTAGTTTCGATGGAATCCTTTAATGGCCTTTATGTTAATAAGAAAACAAAGAGCGGAAAAGAGATTACCCCTGTTTTTAATTCATTGTTAAAAGAAGGTCTTTCAATTGAAGACTTCTATGGAAACTCAGTTCAAACAGTTAAAGGACAATTTGCAACATATTGTTCTCAAGTACCTCTAATTAGAGGAAAAGCTTCATATCAACTTGATAATACTTTGATAAAATGCTTACCGAAAGTATTCTCTGAAATTGGCTATCAATCGTACTTTCACAAATGTTTTCAAGACTTAAGTTTTGATAATACTCATAACTTCATGGTGGATATTGGTTTTGATCATATCCTTAAAACGGATATGTCACAAATGACTGAATATGAAAGAACGCATAATGTTTGGGGTTGGGGAGTTCAGGATGATATTTCTTATAAGCAATTTGTAAAAAATATTAAGAATATTACTTCAAAAAATGACAAACCGATTTTTGCTACAATTCATACGGTATCTCATCATATGAAATTTGGTAATGTTCCAAAAGAACAACGTGAACTTTTCCCTGAGCAAAGATCGAAAGAAGAGGCATTCCTTAATTCTTTAAATGTTTCAGATAAGTATCTAGGGACATTGATTGAAGAATTAAAAGCAAATGGATTATATGATAACTCGCTAATCATAATTACGGCCGATCATAGTTATCCTAATGGTGAACATGGATTCTATGATGCACAAACATCTTACTTTCAAGAGTTCTTTAAAATTCCATTTTTAGCTATTTGGAAAGGCGAAATTGCTCCTCAAGTAATTAAAGAAAAAACATTTTCACAAGTTGATATCCTTCCTACAGTTTTAGACTTGATGGGAATTTCTGAAAAAATTGAAACGGCCGGAGTATCAATGCTTAGTGAGCAGGGATCGACTGCCTTACTCGTTCAACCATATAATGGTGTTACACTTGCTGCTGTTGAATGGCCTTATAAATTAGTATGGCAGAAGAAATCTGATAGAAAGTTACTTTTTAACTTGATGATAGATCCAAAAGAAGAGAACCCTATTTCTGATAAACCTGAAATTACCGCAAGGCTTTGGGATAAAATGGATTATATTATTTTCAGTGAAAATCGCTTTTTGAATTTAAACTCTACAAAGAGAAAATTACTTTCTGCTAGTGAGTGA
- a CDS encoding glycosyl transferase family 90 codes for MKQVYYLKNALKFLVPKCWYRNKASNILKAYESSKDTYIEDRVNYYNKLTSSFTLPESENELKKEKNIPRTLKIKNFKKYEGTTYFFDILDIIRHFPQEFRFRYEAGDVTYVPELPTFIKSRPVSNNENSVVLKLNKVRHFNFIDDSFSFEEKKDMAVWRGAALVPQRKQVVEKFYNHPLCNIGQVSPIEGNPWEREFLSIEDQLKYKFIICLEGNDVATNLKWAMSSNSLCILSKPKYETWFMEGRLVAGKHYVEVKDDYSDLPEKLQYYIENPDEAKAIIKNAHDWVEQFKDERRELLISLLVVEKYFNYLQ; via the coding sequence ATGAAGCAAGTATATTATCTAAAGAATGCTTTAAAGTTTTTAGTGCCTAAATGTTGGTACAGAAACAAGGCCAGTAATATACTTAAGGCATACGAAAGTTCAAAAGACACTTATATTGAAGATCGCGTAAATTATTATAATAAATTAACGAGCTCATTTACGCTTCCTGAATCTGAAAACGAATTAAAAAAAGAAAAAAATATTCCTCGTACATTAAAGATTAAAAACTTCAAAAAGTATGAAGGAACCACTTACTTCTTCGATATTCTAGATATTATAAGACATTTCCCCCAAGAGTTTAGGTTTCGTTATGAAGCTGGAGATGTGACTTATGTTCCAGAACTTCCAACTTTCATTAAAAGTAGACCTGTATCAAATAATGAGAACTCAGTTGTTTTAAAACTTAATAAGGTCAGACATTTTAATTTTATAGATGACTCTTTTTCATTTGAGGAAAAGAAAGACATGGCCGTATGGAGAGGTGCTGCTCTAGTTCCTCAAAGAAAGCAGGTCGTGGAAAAATTCTATAACCATCCTCTTTGTAATATTGGACAAGTTTCTCCTATTGAAGGGAACCCTTGGGAGAGAGAGTTTCTTTCGATTGAGGATCAACTTAAATACAAATTCATTATTTGCTTAGAAGGTAATGATGTTGCCACAAATCTTAAGTGGGCAATGTCATCAAACTCTCTTTGTATTCTTTCTAAACCAAAATATGAGACTTGGTTCATGGAAGGAAGGCTTGTTGCGGGCAAACACTATGTTGAAGTTAAGGATGATTATTCAGATCTACCTGAAAAACTCCAGTATTATATTGAGAATCCTGATGAGGCTAAGGCCATAATCAAGAATGCACATGATTGGGTAGAGCAGTTTAAAGATGAACGCAGAGAGTTATTAATTTCTCTTCTTGTTGTAGAGAAGTATTTCAACTATTTACAATGA
- a CDS encoding polyprenol monophosphomannose synthase encodes MNQLPWNKSLIIIPTYNEIMNIERMIDTIFEKYPEVSLLIIEDGSPDGTADVVKKKMETNSNLHIIERKGKLGLGTAYITGFKWALEREFDFVFEMDCDFSHDPDSVKDLLAVAQENDLVIGSRYIDGIRIINWPFRRLLLSYCASIYTRFMTGIPVQDTTGGFKCFSRKALQALNLDGIISNGYIFQLELNYKVWAKGLSVKEVPIIFYERRDGQSKMGGGIIFEAFFNVINLRLRKIFGML; translated from the coding sequence GTGAATCAACTTCCTTGGAACAAGTCGTTAATTATCATTCCAACATACAATGAGATCATGAATATCGAACGCATGATCGATACAATTTTTGAGAAATACCCAGAAGTATCTCTCTTAATTATTGAGGATGGATCTCCTGATGGAACGGCAGATGTTGTGAAAAAGAAAATGGAAACAAATTCAAATCTTCACATCATCGAAAGAAAAGGAAAGCTTGGTTTAGGGACGGCCTATATCACTGGATTTAAATGGGCCTTAGAAAGAGAATTTGATTTTGTCTTTGAAATGGACTGTGACTTTTCTCACGATCCAGATTCTGTAAAAGATTTATTAGCGGTAGCTCAAGAAAATGACCTTGTTATCGGCTCTCGCTACATTGATGGGATCAGAATTATCAATTGGCCATTTAGAAGATTACTTCTATCTTACTGCGCTTCAATTTATACGCGTTTTATGACAGGAATTCCTGTTCAGGATACAACTGGTGGATTCAAATGTTTTTCTAGAAAAGCACTTCAAGCTTTAAACCTAGATGGAATTATTTCTAATGGTTATATCTTTCAACTAGAGCTTAATTATAAAGTGTGGGCCAAGGGCCTATCGGTTAAAGAAGTTCCAATAATCTTTTATGAGCGTCGTGACGGACAATCAAAAATGGGTGGTGGAATTATTTTTGAAGCCTTCTTTAACGTCATTAATTTAAGGCTTAGAAAAATCTTCGGAATGTTATAG
- a CDS encoding helix-turn-helix domain-containing protein, with amino-acid sequence MSYDNLDLEFFEYAKTAIKQNDYYDIDLKALRKSLGLKQTDLIGIDQPDVSKIENRLDLKLSTLNKYAKACGLKMEIVFHPKNSGKLVQ; translated from the coding sequence ATGAGTTATGACAACTTAGACCTCGAGTTTTTTGAATATGCCAAGACGGCAATCAAGCAAAACGACTACTATGACATTGACCTAAAGGCCTTAAGAAAATCACTTGGCTTGAAGCAAACGGATCTTATTGGAATTGACCAGCCAGATGTATCTAAAATTGAGAATCGCCTTGATCTGAAACTATCTACTTTGAATAAGTACGCGAAGGCTTGTGGGCTTAAGATGGAGATTGTGTTTCACCCTAAAAACTCTGGAAAATTGGTGCAATAG
- a CDS encoding glycosyltransferase family 2 protein: MMISVIVITLNEERNIERCLQSLDGLVDEIVVVDSFSTDRTQEICESFEGVRFIKNAFEGHIQQKNFAISHASHDYILSLDADEAISNKLRDSILAIKDNLGDYDGYNFNRRNWYIDRWIYHCGWYPDRKLRIFHKDKAKWGGVNPHDIIEVSPNSRTKFLDGDLLHYTYFSIEEHIAQQDKFSTIAAKAYFDMGKKSTMFQVITRPVLVFIRDYILRAGFLDGARGFMVCYINGLYAFLKYAKLRELWLKHNL, from the coding sequence ATGATGATTTCAGTAATAGTGATCACACTAAACGAAGAAAGAAATATCGAGCGATGCTTACAGTCGCTTGATGGCCTCGTTGATGAAATTGTCGTAGTCGATTCATTTTCGACTGACCGCACACAAGAGATTTGTGAATCATTTGAAGGTGTTCGGTTTATCAAGAATGCTTTTGAAGGTCATATTCAGCAAAAAAACTTCGCCATCTCTCATGCTAGTCACGATTATATCCTGTCTCTTGATGCTGATGAGGCCATATCAAACAAGCTACGTGATTCTATCTTGGCGATCAAAGACAATCTTGGTGACTATGATGGCTATAATTTTAATCGTCGTAACTGGTATATCGATCGCTGGATCTATCACTGCGGTTGGTACCCAGATCGTAAGCTTAGAATTTTTCATAAAGATAAGGCCAAGTGGGGAGGGGTAAACCCACATGATATTATTGAGGTGTCTCCAAATTCCAGGACTAAATTTCTTGATGGAGATCTTCTGCACTATACTTACTTTTCAATTGAAGAGCATATTGCTCAGCAGGATAAATTTTCAACTATTGCTGCGAAAGCCTATTTTGACATGGGTAAGAAGTCGACAATGTTTCAAGTGATAACGCGCCCTGTCCTTGTTTTTATAAGAGATTATATTCTTAGGGCCGGATTTTTAGATGGTGCTCGTGGCTTTATGGTTTGTTATATCAACGGGCTTTATGCTTTTCTAAAATATGCCAAGCTTCGTGAGCTTTGGCTTAAACATAATCTATAA
- a CDS encoding UTP--glucose-1-phosphate uridylyltransferase, which produces MNLKDFITNPIEFEYFEGLLSQLNEKAEHLTIATPENDTGVYPTAIAPRKLLRDELPFHSYEDIKQRYSTKEVVDCTLWLRKMHGGLGSSLDRSNYLKKYGRSTPGSKSTDLYIETEEFGAISLAEAQIIQASKKTSSFKKVVLQDLVNNDVKPNLDEMWKKREHLLNENFSRLASVVQQKLPTIKNGKLTTERLAPAGHGIFGYEVFKGPRPEGDNLVACIGNGEDLSSTPDRAIVNWMLTENIPVVMVTTTKTERDMKGGQIALKVEGDKTYLTIVEKAQAEQARQLEYFEKLGLREEDDDAFFNTNLVLVNFNAVKDYKIALPDLIKNQKGEYVQLEGAMGSVLLNSDRIARDQEKNLVHILNVNKENRAKFFNPIKKMDDFDYILENQSFNETIFHFKSLSL; this is translated from the coding sequence ATGAATTTAAAAGATTTTATTACTAATCCGATCGAGTTCGAATATTTTGAGGGTTTGCTTTCTCAGTTAAATGAAAAAGCTGAACACTTAACAATTGCGACCCCTGAAAATGACACAGGAGTCTATCCTACAGCAATTGCTCCAAGAAAACTCCTTCGTGATGAACTTCCTTTTCATTCATACGAAGACATCAAACAACGCTACTCTACAAAAGAAGTCGTTGACTGTACCCTTTGGCTAAGAAAAATGCATGGCGGCCTTGGCTCAAGCCTTGATCGTAGCAACTACTTAAAAAAGTATGGCCGCTCAACACCTGGTTCAAAATCAACAGACCTCTATATAGAAACTGAAGAATTCGGTGCTATCTCACTAGCTGAAGCGCAAATTATTCAAGCCTCAAAAAAAACAAGCTCATTTAAAAAAGTGGTCCTACAGGACCTAGTTAATAATGATGTGAAGCCAAACCTTGATGAGATGTGGAAAAAGCGTGAACATCTTTTAAACGAAAATTTTTCTCGCTTAGCTTCAGTTGTTCAACAAAAACTTCCAACAATTAAGAATGGCAAGCTTACAACTGAACGCCTTGCTCCGGCTGGACATGGTATCTTTGGTTACGAAGTCTTTAAAGGTCCAAGGCCTGAAGGTGATAACTTAGTAGCCTGTATCGGAAACGGGGAAGATCTTAGCTCAACGCCAGATCGTGCTATTGTTAACTGGATGCTCACAGAGAATATTCCGGTTGTCATGGTTACGACGACGAAAACAGAAAGAGATATGAAAGGTGGTCAGATTGCTCTTAAAGTTGAAGGCGATAAGACATATCTAACAATTGTGGAAAAAGCTCAAGCTGAACAAGCTAGGCAGTTAGAGTATTTTGAAAAGCTTGGACTACGCGAAGAAGACGATGATGCTTTTTTTAATACGAATTTAGTACTCGTTAATTTTAATGCAGTTAAAGATTATAAAATAGCACTTCCTGATTTAATCAAAAATCAAAAAGGTGAATATGTACAGCTAGAGGGGGCAATGGGGTCGGTATTACTTAATTCTGATCGTATTGCAAGAGATCAAGAAAAGAATCTAGTTCATATTCTTAATGTGAATAAAGAAAATAGAGCGAAGTTTTTTAATCCGATTAAGAAAATGGATGATTTTGATTACATCTTAGAAAATCAGAGCTTTAATGAAACAATCTTTCATTTCAAATCTTTAAGTTTATGA
- a CDS encoding PIG-L deacetylase family protein has protein sequence MEVLVIVAHSDDEVIGCGGTIAKHVASGDSVSLLVMTDGVSARGSSEDAEIRETALSLSCRNLGVMEYKQLSYPDNEMDSVSLLSIVKGIEDFVKNRNPQIIYTHSNKDLNIDHQITMRAVMTAFRPQPNSTVKAIYGFEVLSSTEWNTEQFNPVMYNVLDKEHMYKLEKSLAIYKEEMRIEPHSRSVTNIIRQRKYRGSCVGHNYVEAFEVYRDLK, from the coding sequence ATGGAAGTATTAGTTATCGTTGCTCATTCTGATGATGAAGTAATAGGATGTGGTGGAACAATTGCCAAGCATGTTGCCAGCGGTGATTCTGTTTCATTGTTAGTGATGACTGATGGAGTAAGTGCTCGTGGAAGTTCTGAAGATGCAGAAATTCGTGAGACGGCTCTTTCTTTATCTTGTAGAAATCTTGGAGTAATGGAGTATAAACAATTGTCTTATCCTGACAATGAAATGGATAGTGTTAGCTTACTATCTATTGTTAAAGGAATAGAAGATTTTGTAAAAAATAGGAACCCTCAAATCATATACACACATTCTAACAAAGATTTAAATATTGATCATCAAATTACGATGAGGGCTGTAATGACAGCATTTAGACCACAACCAAATAGTACTGTTAAAGCTATTTATGGCTTTGAAGTATTATCTTCGACTGAATGGAATACTGAACAGTTTAACCCTGTTATGTACAATGTACTAGATAAAGAACATATGTATAAACTGGAGAAGTCTTTAGCTATTTATAAGGAAGAGATGAGAATTGAACCTCATTCTAGATCAGTAACGAATATTATTAGACAACGTAAGTATAGAGGTTCATGCGTTGGTCATAACTATGTAGAAGCTTTTGAAGTTTATAGGGATTTAAAATAA
- a CDS encoding formyl transferase produces MDKFIIATWGEWNVENFEKYFSNDDRYILIKEKHELTQELLESINPKYVFFPHWSHIIPKSIYDNYNCIVFHMTDLPYGRGGSPLQNLIVNGKSETKISAIKVVKELDAGPVYTKYDLSLAGTAQEIFTRASEIIFRKLIPMIVEKNPTPVDQVGEVTSFKRRKPEDGNLENCKDISQIYDYIRMLDAEGYPNAFLEFNDYVLTFKKAQMESGEVRAEVIFKIKED; encoded by the coding sequence TTGGATAAATTTATTATAGCAACTTGGGGGGAGTGGAATGTTGAAAACTTTGAAAAATACTTCTCAAATGACGATAGATATATCTTAATTAAAGAAAAACATGAATTAACTCAAGAACTCTTAGAATCTATAAATCCTAAGTACGTTTTCTTTCCTCATTGGTCGCATATCATTCCTAAGTCAATTTATGATAATTATAATTGTATTGTTTTTCATATGACAGACTTACCTTACGGTAGGGGAGGGAGCCCATTACAAAACTTAATTGTAAATGGTAAATCTGAAACTAAAATTTCAGCAATTAAGGTTGTTAAGGAGCTAGATGCTGGTCCTGTATATACTAAATATGACTTGAGTCTTGCTGGAACGGCCCAGGAGATATTTACAAGAGCTTCTGAAATAATATTCCGAAAATTAATACCTATGATTGTAGAAAAAAATCCAACCCCTGTTGATCAAGTTGGAGAAGTAACAAGCTTTAAAAGAAGAAAGCCAGAAGATGGCAATTTAGAGAATTGTAAGGATATTTCTCAAATTTATGATTATATTCGAATGTTAGATGCTGAAGGTTACCCTAATGCATTCTTAGAATTTAATGATTATGTTTTAACATTCAAAAAAGCTCAAATGGAAAGTGGTGAAGTTCGAGCTGAAGTTATCTTTAAGATAAAAGAGGATTAA
- the pseI gene encoding pseudaminic acid synthase, translating into MKINNREIGPNNNPYIIAEVSANHNGDIDKAKELIKLAKESGADAVKIQTYTADTMTLDIDTDEFKITGGLWDGYTLYNLYKEAYTPWEWHKELFNYAQKLDITIFSTPFDESAVDFLEELNVPAYKVASFEMTDLVLIDYIAQKMKPIIISTGMSTLEEIKEAHATITKYHNNVVFLHCVSSYPTKAENFNLRMMNTIKEMLNVDIGLSDHSLSNTAAIASVTLGATVIEKHFIKDRSDKGPDSDFSLEPSELRSLCKETKVAWESLGKDDFSNREKESASKKHRRSIYFVNDLKAGDLIKEEDIRRVRPGNGLPPKYFHELIGKRVSKDVSFGEAVKWESIS; encoded by the coding sequence ATGAAAATCAACAATAGAGAAATCGGTCCAAATAATAATCCATATATTATCGCAGAAGTGTCTGCAAATCATAATGGAGACATTGATAAAGCAAAAGAACTCATCAAACTTGCAAAAGAGTCTGGTGCAGATGCGGTAAAAATTCAAACATATACCGCTGATACAATGACATTAGATATAGATACAGATGAGTTCAAAATAACTGGCGGCTTATGGGACGGCTATACTCTCTACAATCTTTACAAAGAAGCATATACTCCATGGGAATGGCACAAAGAGTTATTTAACTATGCTCAAAAGCTTGATATTACAATTTTCAGTACTCCATTCGATGAAAGTGCTGTTGACTTTCTAGAAGAGCTTAATGTGCCCGCTTATAAAGTTGCTTCATTTGAAATGACTGATTTAGTTCTTATTGATTATATTGCTCAAAAAATGAAACCTATAATTATTTCTACTGGAATGTCCACGCTTGAAGAAATCAAGGAGGCTCATGCTACAATAACAAAGTATCACAATAATGTTGTTTTTTTACATTGTGTAAGTAGCTATCCCACAAAAGCTGAAAACTTTAATCTCAGAATGATGAATACTATTAAAGAAATGTTAAATGTAGATATCGGTTTATCTGATCACTCCTTAAGTAATACAGCAGCTATCGCAAGCGTTACACTAGGAGCAACAGTTATTGAGAAACACTTTATAAAAGATAGAAGTGACAAGGGTCCTGATTCAGATTTCTCTTTAGAACCAAGTGAACTAAGATCTCTATGCAAAGAAACAAAAGTAGCATGGGAGTCTCTTGGGAAAGATGATTTTTCAAACAGAGAAAAAGAATCAGCAAGCAAAAAGCACAGAAGATCAATTTATTTTGTAAACGATCTAAAAGCAGGAGACTTGATAAAAGAAGAAGATATTAGACGAGTTAGACCAGGAAATGGTCTTCCTCCAAAATATTTCCATGAGTTAATTGGAAAAAGAGTTAGCAAAGATGTTTCATTCGGAGAAGCTGTAAAATGGGAGTCGATTTCTTAA
- a CDS encoding GNAT family N-acetyltransferase codes for MFNFKEISENDLELVLKWRTSEHVTKFMNTDIQNSIENQKKWFKAYLKNDEYKFWIINYDNKRIGSIYLDEKDMSWGFYIGEKKYTLLGPMVLPYFYNYIFLDRYKDLEYIDAEVFKNNKAVIKIHNKHGYEKLNNEYKVIKSDKEIVLCKYRLFKSSWLALEKKYKRFRADFP; via the coding sequence ATGTTTAATTTTAAAGAAATTTCTGAAAACGATCTTGAATTAGTTCTTAAATGGAGAACATCTGAACATGTAACTAAGTTTATGAATACAGATATTCAAAATTCAATTGAAAATCAAAAGAAGTGGTTTAAAGCCTATTTAAAAAATGATGAATATAAGTTTTGGATTATTAATTATGACAATAAAAGAATAGGGAGTATATATCTTGATGAAAAGGACATGTCTTGGGGTTTTTATATAGGAGAAAAAAAATATACCTTATTAGGCCCAATGGTGCTTCCATATTTTTATAATTATATATTTTTAGATAGATACAAAGATTTAGAGTATATAGATGCAGAAGTTTTCAAAAACAATAAAGCGGTAATTAAAATACATAACAAACATGGTTATGAAAAACTTAATAATGAATATAAGGTTATTAAAAGTGATAAAGAAATTGTTTTGTGTAAATATAGGTTGTTTAAGTCGAGTTGGTTGGCTCTAGAGAAAAAGTATAAAAGATTTAGAGCCGATTTTCCTTAA